A section of the Homalodisca vitripennis isolate AUS2020 unplaced genomic scaffold, UT_GWSS_2.1 ScUCBcl_644;HRSCAF=3109, whole genome shotgun sequence genome encodes:
- the LOC124370899 gene encoding smad nuclear-interacting protein 1-like, whose product MKDNTTGRKHKRARSLSNSSHFTISDDDNPKQSKEGKNLEERYKHRKHYKHGHKHHRQQNSDSSENEEVNPKYKISEKRHKDNDLVPEVRVKEEPQSEDERDRKYKNRHSEQSRINDDSSRGNGSRHHREDSRRRANNSEPRGNDRSKRRPVREEVLSNDVEPEWGKKEVKNEKKEPAKNNAKPDFGLSGKLTEDANTFNGVVIKYSEPPEARRPKRRWRLYPFKGETSLPILHIHRQSAYLMGRDRKVADIPIDHPSCSKQHAALQYRLVPFTRADGSSGRQIKLYVIDLESANGTFLNNNKIDPKKYYELKERDVIKFGFSSRDYVLLHEHSKDSENDDDVNDE is encoded by the exons ATGAAAGACAATACCACAGGTAGGAAACATAAGCGTGCAAGGAGTTTGTCCAACTCCTCCCATTTCACAATTAGTGACGACGATAATCCAAAACAGAGCAAAGAGGGGAAAAACTTAGAGGAAAGGTATAAACACAGAAAACACTACAAACACGGCCATAAGCACCATAGACAACAAAATTCTGATTCATCAGAAAATGAAGAAGTAAACCCAAAGTACAAGATTTCAGAAAAAAGGCACAAAGACAACGATTTGGTTCCAGAAGTAAGAGTGAAAGAAGAACCACAGAGTGAGGATGAAAGAGACCGAAAGTACAAAAACAGGCACAGCGAACAGTCAAG aattaacgatgactcatctagaggaaatGGATCACGACATCATAGAGAAGACTCAAGAAGGAGAGCAAA TAACTCGGAGCCAAGGGGAAATGATCGAAGTAAAAGAAGACCTGTTAGGGAAGAAGTTCTCAGCAATGATGTAGAACCAGAATGGGGTAAAAAAGAGGTGAAAAATGAGAAAAAAGAACCAGCAAAGAATAATGCCAAACCGGATTTTGGCTTGTCCGGCAAGCTAACCGAAGACGCCAACACGTTCAACGGAGTGGTGATCAAGTACAGCGAACCACCTGAGGCTAGAAGACCGAAGCGACGGTGGAGACTGTATCCGTTCAAAGGTGAGACATCACTGCCCATCCTGCACATCCACCGGCAGAGCGCCTACCTCATGGGCAGGGACCGTAAGGTGGCAGACATCCCCATCGACCACCCTTCCTGTTCCAAGCAGCACGCCGCCCTGCAGTACCGGCTGGTGCCCTTCACGCGAGCTGACGGTTCCTCGGGTCGCCAGATCAAACTGTACGTCATCGACTTGGAATCGGCTAATGGTACCTTTTTGAATAACAACAAAATTGATCCAAAGAAATATTATGAACTCAAAGAAAGAGATGTGATCAAATTCGGATTCAGCTCGAGGGATTACGTGTTGTTGCACGAACACAGTAAAGATTCCGAAAACGATGATGATGTTAACGATGAATAG